The nucleotide window TGGAAGCCCCTGGCTCTGCTGGGCTACGCGGCCCTCTACGCCTTTGTCGCCCCGTGGCACCTGTCGCCGAACCGCTGGTACACGTGGGTGATTGCGATCGTGGGAGTCGACCTGCTCTATTACACCTACCACCGGATGGCCCACCGTGTCCGGCTGATCTGGGCAACTCACCAAGCTCACCACTCCAGCGAATACTTCAACTTCGCCACCGCGTTGCGCCAGAAGTGGAACAACAGCGGCGAGGTGCTCATGTGGGTGCCATTGCCGCTCATCGGGTTGCCGCCCTGGATGGTGTTCTTTGGTTTCTCGGTGAGCCTCATCTACCAGTTCTGGGTACACACCGAGCGGATCACCAAGCTGCCGCGATGGTTCGAGTTCATTTTCAACACTCCGTCGCATCATCGGGTGCACCACGGGATGGACCAAATGTACTTGGACAGGAACTACGGGGGCATCCTGATCATTTGGGATCGGCTATTTCGCAGTTTCCAGGCGGAGATCACGCGTCCGCATTACGGGCTGACCAAGCCGGTCGACACGTTCAACATCTGGCAGCTGCAGACCCGTGAATACGTGGCGATTGCGCGCGACTGGCGGTCGGCCACGCGCCTGCGTGACCGGCTCGGTTACGTCTTCGGACCGCCGGGTTGGCAACCGCACCCGTCCACGACCGCGCCCCCTCATGATGCCGTCCCGGTGGCCGCGTCCCGCTAGCGGCGCGCTGGGCCATGTAACGGCGGCGGCGCCCACGACGAAAAGCCATGCGTCAGGGTGGGAAACGCCGTAACCTCAAGCTGCGGTCGGCTGTTGAGCTGGCCACGAAGGATGGAGTCCATGGTGGGCCGCCTGCCACTGCGCGCGATTGTCACATCGGCGACCGTCGCCGCCCTAGCCTGCGTGTGGGCACCTACCGCCCGCGCCGAGCCGCCACTGGTTTTCCCGGGCATGGAAATCCACCAAGACATCCACGTCTGCACCCTGGCGTATGTCGACCCCGCGATGCACATGGCTTTCTCGGCGGGCCACTGTCGAGGCCAGGGAGCAGTCACCGACCGCGCGAACAATGTCATCGGCCATCTTCAATCGTTTCGCGACAACACACCCAACGGTTCCACCGTGGCGACCGACCAATCCATCGATGACTACGAGGCCATTGCGCTGGTCGACGATGTCAGATTGAGCAACATTTTGCCGGGTGGCCGAGCGCTGACGTCATCGCCCGGCTTGGCGCTTGCGCCGGGTCAGCCGGTCTGCCACTTCGGTATCAGCACGGGTGAGACCTGCGGGACCGTCGAGAGCGTCAACAACGGGTGGTTCACCATGACCGGGGGGGTGACCAGCCAGCGGGGCGATTCGGGCGGACCGGTGTATCTGGCCGGTGGCGGTCCCGGACAACTTGTCGGCATCTTCAACAGTGTGTGGGGGGATTTCCCGGCCGCGGTGTCCTGGCGCACCACCCTCGATCAGATCCACCAAGATCTCGGAGCGCCCTTCCTCGGTTAGACACCGGGGTGGTCCAACCCAATCGATTTGGGGTCCGAACGGGTTCGGCCGGGGCGCACGGATCGTCGTCGGGTTGCGCGCTTGCTGGAGAACTAGAACGTGTTCACTCGGCCTCGCGGGGCCGACAGCTGGCCATGACGGCAAAGGTTACTCCTGACCCTTTCTGCGTTCAGAAGGCTGAGTTATCCTGCGAGACGATGAACTTTTCCGCTCAGGCGCCAACACAGATCGCATGGGTTACCCAGGATCTGGATGCCACCGAAACGGCTCTCACCGGCTTGTTAGGCGTTCGGAAGTGGGTACGGATACCCGATGTGCACTTTGCGGCGGATACCTGCAGCTATCGCGGCAAGCCGGCCGATTTCATCGCGAGCATCTCACTGAGCTATCTCGGTGACATGCAGTTGGAGCTGATCTCACCGGTCCGCGGAGAGAATATCTATAGTGATTATTTGCGGGCCTCCGGTCCGGGCTTGCACCACGTCTGTATGGAAGCCGAAACCCCAGAGCGGTTCGAGACCGCCGTAGCTGCGGCAGCACAGCACGGCGCCACGGTGGTGCAGCGCGGGGTGATGCCCGGTGGCATCCAGTTCGCCTATGTGGCGGCGCCACACGCGGGGGTTCCCTTTGTGGAGATCGCGTACTTCTCCCCAGAGATCAAGGCGTTTTACGACTACATCAAACAGGAGCAACGGTGAACACCGACATCCCAGCGACCGTCGACGCGAGCACGGTCACCTCCTGGTCGGACGACGTCGACGTGGTGGTGATCGGATTCGGTATTGCCGGCGGCTGCGCGGCGGTAAGCGCGGCCCAGCAAAGAGGGGCCGGAGCGCGGGTGCTGGTGCTCGAACGTGCCGCCACGGCGGGCGGTACCACATCGTTGGCCGGGGGGCATTTCTATCTGGGCGGCGGGACCGCCGTGCAACAGGCCACCGGCCATCCCGACTCACCCGACGAGATGTACAAGTATCTGGTCGCGGTGTCGCGTCGGCCCGATCACGCCAAGATTCGCGCCTACTGCGACGCCAGTGTCGAACACTTCAACTGGCTCGAAGACCTCGGCTTTCAATTCGAGCGAAGCTACTTCCCGGGCAAGGCGGTGATTCAGCCGAACACCGAAGGACTCATGTACACCGGCAACGAGAAGGTCTGGCCGTTCCTCGAAAAGGCCGTCCCCGCACCGCGCGGCCACAAGGTGCCGGTTCCCGGTGACACCGGCGGTGCCAGCATGGTGATCGACCTACTGCTCAAGCGGGCCGCTAGCCTCGGGGTGCAAATCCGCTATGAGACGGGTGCGACCGAACTCATTGTCGATCCGTTGGGCACGGTGACCGGCGTGGTGTGGAAGCGGTTCGCCGAAACCGGTGCAATCAAGGCGAAGTCGGTGATCATCGCGGCCGGGGGATTCGTGATGAACCCGGAGATGGTCGCCAAGTACACCCCGAAATTGGCGGAGAAGCCATTCGTACTCGGCAACACCTACGACGACGGTCTTGGCATCCGGATGGGTGTCTCGGCCGGGGGCGCCACCGAGCACATGGATCAGATCTTCATTACTGCTCCGCCATACCCGCCGTCGATCCTGCTCACCGGGATCATCGTCAACAAACTCGGACAACGGTTCGTCGCCGAGGACTCCTACCACTCCAGGACCGCGGGATTCATCATGGACCAGCCCGACAGCGCGGCGTATTTGATCGTCGACGAGGCCCATCTTGAGCACCCGAAAATGCCGCTGGTCCCGTTGATCGACGGCTGGGAGACAGTCGCTGAAATGGAAGCGGCACTTGGCATTCCGCGGGGCAACCTGGCCGCCACTCTGGAGCGTTACAACAGCTATGCCGCCTTTGGCGAGGATCCCGACTTTCACAAGCAGCCCGAATTTTTGGCGCCGCAGGACCACGGGCCGTGGGGCGCCTTCGACATGTCGTTGGGCAAGGCGATGTACGCCGGATTCACCGTCGGCGGGCTGGCCACCTCGGTGAACGGGCAAGTGCGGCGCGCCGACGGCACGGTGGTGCCTGGTTTGTACGCGGTCGGAGCATGCGCCTCCAACATCGCTCAAGACGGCAAGGGCTACGCCAGCGGTACCCAGCTGGGGGAGGGCTCGTTCTTCGGCCGGCTCGCCGGAGCACACGCGGCCGCGGCGTTGGGCACTGACGCCTGAGCCAGCGCGAACCGCTGCACGTGTTCTGACCCTGCCGGCGAGCCGGTGATGAGGTAGGTGCGCCGGCTGGAAATCGGGACGCCCTGTCCCGTCGGTGCGGGCGGGCCGCCGGGAACCTAGGCCTCCGGCGACGGCAGACTTCCGCCGAGCAACACGATTTGCGTCGCCGGCGGGGCGAACCCGCCATCAATCCCGTTCTCGCCAAGCAGCAATCCGCCGGTGCCCCCGGCCCCGGCGCCGCCCGAGGGTGTACCCAAGCCGCCGTTACCACCGTTACCACCGTCGCCAATCAGTACGGCATCGCCGCCCTTGCCACCAGTACCGCCGATGCCGACACTCCCGAGCAGCCTGCCATCCCCGCCGGCTCCGCCGGCGCCTCCGTTGCCGAACAGTTGCGCTCCGGCCCCGCCGGCCCCGCCGTCACCGCCGTCTCCATTCGAGCCTCCACCGGCACCGCCGGCACCACCCGCGCCGAACCAGCCGGCGGCGCCGCCGGCCCCGCCGCTTCCGCCGCCAGTGCCGCCGAAGCCGCCAAATCCGCCGGCGCCGGCATCGGAGAACAGCAACCCAGCGTTGCCACCATGCCCACCAGCGCCTCCGACGCCACCGCTGGAGCCGACGCCGCCGGTGCCTCCCGCGCCGCCGGCCCCACCGGAGCCAAACAACAACCCGGCGTTACCGCCAGCACCCCCGGCACCACCGTTGGCGTTCAGCGCCAGGTTGGCAAGCCCATCGCCGCCGGTCCCGCCGGCCCCGCCGGGGCCACCTAGCAGGCCGGCATTCCCGCCAGTCCCGCCGGCCCCGCCGGCGCCATCACTGCCCCCACTAAACCCGCCCCCACCGCCGTCACCGCCGCCGGACCCAAACAACCCACCCAAGAGCCCGCCGGCCCCGCCGGCCCCACCCTCACCGCCAGTCCCGCCGAGACCGAGGCTGGTGCTTGCACCACCGGTTCCGCCAACTCCACCGGCGCCGAGCAGGCCGCCGGCGCCGCCAGCGCCACCATCGCCGCCGTCGCCAAACGCTGAGAATCCGCCGGCCCCGCCGGCGCCACCGTCCCCGAGGAGCCAGCCGCCCGCCCCGCCGGCACCGCCGACTGCACCGGGCACGCCGGGGCCACCGATGATCGCAGAGAACCCGCCGGCCCCACCGGCTCCACCGGCACCGATCAACCCGGCGTCGCCACCGGCACCACCCGGCAGGCCGGTGCTGGCAGCGGCGGATCCACCAGCCCCACCGTCCCCCAGCAGCCACCCACCCGCCGCTCCGGCGGCCCCGCTACCGGCCGCCGCGGGAGCGCCGTTGCCGATCAGCGGACGCCCGGTCAGTTCCTGAACGGGGGCATTGACCGCAGCCAGAGCTTGTTGTTGAAGCGTGTGCACCGGCGAGGTGCTGACCGGGGCGTTGAAGCCATCGGCACCCAACAGCAACCCGCTGGTCCCTCCGGCGCCGTCACCACCCGCGGTGGGGCCGGCCCCGCCGACACCGCCATTGCCGCCATTGCCAATCAGCACACCGTTGCCCCCGGCTCCGCCGGCGCCACCGTCATCGGACCCCTGTCCGCCGGCACCGCCGGCCCCACCATTACCCAGCAGCTGTCCGCCAACACCGCCCCGCCCGCCGGCACCGCCTTGGTTTACCTCCCCGAAGCCGCCGGCGCCGCCGGCGCCACCGCCGCCCAGCCAGCCGGCGTCCCCGCCGGCCCCGCCGGCACCGCCGTCGATGGACCCGGTTCCGCCCGCCCCGCCAGACCCACCGCTGGACAACATCAGCCCGGCATTGCCGCCATTACCTCCGGCGCCCCCGTCACCGTTGAAGGAGTATCCGCCGCCCCCACCGGCGCCCCCCGCCCCGAACAGCAGGCCAGCGTTGCCGCCAGCGCCGCCGGCCCCGCCCAAGGCGGCGCCCGTACCGCCGGCCCCGCCCGATCCACCTGGGCCGGTGACCAGGCCACCAGACCCGCCGGCGCCACCGTCGCCGCCTCGGGCGCCGAGGCCCCCGGTGCCGCCGTCACCGCCACCGGCACCGAGCAATCCGGCCAGCAGACCGCCGTCTCCTCCAGCCCCACCGGCGCCGCCGACGTTGCCCGACCCGCCAACCCCGCCGATCCCGCCGGCACCGAACAGTCCGCCCGCGCCACCCGCGCCTCCGACACCACCGGAAACAAAGCTCGCCCCGCCGGCACCGCCGACACCACCAGCGCCAAACAGCAGGCCACCGGCCCCGCCAGTGCCACCGGTTCCGCCGGGCCTGCCGTCACCCAATGGCGAGTTGCCGCCGGCGCCACCGGCACCCCCACCACCGATCAACCCGGCCGCCCCACCATTACCACCGGCCTGACCCACAGCCCCCGACCCACCAGCCCCACCATCACCCAACAACCACCCACCCGCAGCCCCATCGGCCCCCGACCCCGGCGCACCGTTAGCACCATTGCCAACCAACGGACGCCCAGTCCACTGCTCAACAGACCCATTAACCGCAGTAACCAAGCCCTGCAACGGATCCTGCAACAACGCCGCATTAGCCGCCTCAGCACCCGAATACGCCCGCGCACCCACCGACAACGCCTGCTCAAACCGCGCATGAAACACCGCCACCTCAGCACCGACCCGCTGATAGGCCTGCGCATGCCCGGAAAACAACGCCGCAATCGCCGCCGACACCTCATCCCCACCAGCAGCCGCAATCCCCACCGTCGCCCCAGCCGCCGCCGCATTCGCCGCATCGATCATCGCCCCAACACCAGCCACATCCGACACCGCCGCCGC belongs to Mycobacterium basiliense and includes:
- a CDS encoding VOC family protein; protein product: MNFSAQAPTQIAWVTQDLDATETALTGLLGVRKWVRIPDVHFAADTCSYRGKPADFIASISLSYLGDMQLELISPVRGENIYSDYLRASGPGLHHVCMEAETPERFETAVAAAAQHGATVVQRGVMPGGIQFAYVAAPHAGVPFVEIAYFSPEIKAFYDYIKQEQR
- a CDS encoding Rv1815 family serine proteinase, which encodes MVGRLPLRAIVTSATVAALACVWAPTARAEPPLVFPGMEIHQDIHVCTLAYVDPAMHMAFSAGHCRGQGAVTDRANNVIGHLQSFRDNTPNGSTVATDQSIDDYEAIALVDDVRLSNILPGGRALTSSPGLALAPGQPVCHFGISTGETCGTVESVNNGWFTMTGGVTSQRGDSGGPVYLAGGGPGQLVGIFNSVWGDFPAAVSWRTTLDQIHQDLGAPFLG
- a CDS encoding PE family protein; this translates as MSFVVAVPEMVAAAVSDVAGVGAMIDAANAAAAGATVGIAAAGGDEVSAAIAALFSGHAQAYQRVGAEVAVFHARFEQALSVGARAYSGAEAANAALLQDPLQGLVTAVNGSVEQWTGRPLVGNGANGAPGSGADGAAGGWLLGDGGAGGSGAVGQAGGNGGAAGLIGGGGAGGAGGNSPLGDGRPGGTGGTGGAGGLLFGAGGVGGAGGASFVSGGVGGAGGAGGLFGAGGIGGVGGSGNVGGAGGAGGDGGLLAGLLGAGGGDGGTGGLGARGGDGGAGGSGGLVTGPGGSGGAGGTGAALGGAGGAGGNAGLLFGAGGAGGGGGYSFNGDGGAGGNGGNAGLMLSSGGSGGAGGTGSIDGGAGGAGGDAGWLGGGGAGGAGGFGEVNQGGAGGRGGVGGQLLGNGGAGGAGGQGSDDGGAGGAGGNGVLIGNGGNGGVGGAGPTAGGDGAGGTSGLLLGADGFNAPVSTSPVHTLQQQALAAVNAPVQELTGRPLIGNGAPAAAGSGAAGAAGGWLLGDGGAGGSAAASTGLPGGAGGDAGLIGAGGAGGAGGFSAIIGGPGVPGAVGGAGGAGGWLLGDGGAGGAGGFSAFGDGGDGGAGGAGGLLGAGGVGGTGGASTSLGLGGTGGEGGAGGAGGLLGGLFGSGGGDGGGGGFSGGSDGAGGAGGTGGNAGLLGGPGGAGGTGGDGLANLALNANGGAGGAGGNAGLLFGSGGAGGAGGTGGVGSSGGVGGAGGHGGNAGLLFSDAGAGGFGGFGGTGGGSGGAGGAAGWFGAGGAGGAGGGSNGDGGDGGAGGAGAQLFGNGGAGGAGGDGRLLGSVGIGGTGGKGGDAVLIGDGGNGGNGGLGTPSGGAGAGGTGGLLLGENGIDGGFAPPATQIVLLGGSLPSPEA
- a CDS encoding sterol desaturase family protein — its product is MSAVTGFLAALPAEMRDPVLFAIPFFLFLLVLEWTAARKLETTEAAATTTAKTPTTQIARRSRPATGAYHRRDSVASISMGLVSLATTAGWKPLALLGYAALYAFVAPWHLSPNRWYTWVIAIVGVDLLYYTYHRMAHRVRLIWATHQAHHSSEYFNFATALRQKWNNSGEVLMWVPLPLIGLPPWMVFFGFSVSLIYQFWVHTERITKLPRWFEFIFNTPSHHRVHHGMDQMYLDRNYGGILIIWDRLFRSFQAEITRPHYGLTKPVDTFNIWQLQTREYVAIARDWRSATRLRDRLGYVFGPPGWQPHPSTTAPPHDAVPVAASR
- a CDS encoding FAD-binding protein — its product is MNTDIPATVDASTVTSWSDDVDVVVIGFGIAGGCAAVSAAQQRGAGARVLVLERAATAGGTTSLAGGHFYLGGGTAVQQATGHPDSPDEMYKYLVAVSRRPDHAKIRAYCDASVEHFNWLEDLGFQFERSYFPGKAVIQPNTEGLMYTGNEKVWPFLEKAVPAPRGHKVPVPGDTGGASMVIDLLLKRAASLGVQIRYETGATELIVDPLGTVTGVVWKRFAETGAIKAKSVIIAAGGFVMNPEMVAKYTPKLAEKPFVLGNTYDDGLGIRMGVSAGGATEHMDQIFITAPPYPPSILLTGIIVNKLGQRFVAEDSYHSRTAGFIMDQPDSAAYLIVDEAHLEHPKMPLVPLIDGWETVAEMEAALGIPRGNLAATLERYNSYAAFGEDPDFHKQPEFLAPQDHGPWGAFDMSLGKAMYAGFTVGGLATSVNGQVRRADGTVVPGLYAVGACASNIAQDGKGYASGTQLGEGSFFGRLAGAHAAAALGTDA